The Cyprinus carpio isolate SPL01 chromosome B17, ASM1834038v1, whole genome shotgun sequence genome has a window encoding:
- the hectd1 gene encoding E3 ubiquitin-protein ligase HECTD1 isoform X7, whose translation MADVDPDTLLEWLQMGQGDERDMQLIALEQLCMLLLMSDNVDRCFETCPPRTFLPALCKIFLDESAPDNVLEVTARAITYYLDVSAECTRRIVGVDGAIKALCNRLVVVELNNRTSRDLAEQCVKVLELICTRESGAVFEAGGLNCVLSFIRDSGHLVHKDTLHSAMAVVSRLCSKMEPQDSSLETCVESLSSLLKHEDHQVSDGALRCFASLADRFTRRGVDPAPLAKHGLTEELLSRMAAAGGTASGPSSTCKPGRTSSGATPSAADSKLSNQVSTIVSLLSTLCRGSPLVTHDLLRSELPDSMESALQGDERCVLDTMRLVDLLLVLLFEGRKALPKSTAGSTGRIPGLRRLDSSGERSHRQLIDCIRSKDTDALIDAIDTGAFEVNFMDDVGQTLLNWASAFGTQEMVEFLCERGADVNRGQRSSSLHYAACFGRPQVAKTLLRHGANPDLRDEDGKTPLDKARERGHSEVVAILQSPGDWMCPVNKGDDKKKKDVNKEEEEGSEPKGDPEMAPIYLKRLLPVFAQTFQQTMLPSIRKASLALIRKMVHYSSEVLLKEVCDSDAGHNLPTVLVEITATVLDQEDDDDGHLLALQIIRDLVDKGGDVFLDQLARLGVINKVSTLAGPTSDDENEEEAKPEKYDEPQEDAKEIQQGKPYHWRDWSIIRGRDCLYIWSDAAALELSNGSNGWFRFILDGKLATMYSSGSPEGGSDSSESRSEFLEKLQRARSQVKPVTASQPILSTQGPTKLTVGNWSLTCLKEGEIAIHNSDGQQATILKEDLPGFVFESNRGTKHSFTAETSLGSEFVTGWTGKRGRKLKSKLEKTKQKVKTMARDLYDDHFKAVESMPRGVVVTLRNIATQLESAWELHTNRQCIEGENTWRDLMKTALENLIVVLKDENTISPYEMCSSGLVQALFTVLSNSVELDMKHDCKPLMERINVFKTAFTENEDDESRPAVALIRKLIAVLESIERLPLHLYDTPGSTYNLQILTRRLRFRLERAPGETALIDRTGRMLKMEPLATVESLEQYLLKMVAKQWYDFDRSSFIFVRKLREGQSFIFRHQHDFDENGIVYWIGTNAKTAYEWVNPAAYGLVVVTSSEGRNLPYGRLEDILSRDSSALNCHTNDDKNAWFAIDLGLWVIPSAYTLRHARGYGRSALRNWVFQVSKDGQNWMTLYTHVDDSSLNEPGSTATWPLDPSKDEKQGWRHIRIKQMGKNASGQTHYLSLSGLEIYGTVTGVCEDQLGKAVKEAEANLRRQRRLFRSQVMKYIVPGARVVRGIDWKWRDQDGNPAGEGTVTGEAHNASPLMGAQSFPNLTTTGTTSTVTMSTSIVTSSNNVATATTGLSVGQLLSNTLTTSLTSTSSESDTGQEAEFSLYDFLDSCRANTLLAELDDEEDLPEPDDDDDENEDDNQEEQEYEEVLVRSRVNLGYHVHIHREEEEYETKGGRRRTWDDDFVLKRQFSALVPAFDPRPGRTNVQQTTDLEIPQPGTPRSEVQEEVECTPSPHLALILKVAGLGTTREVELPLNNYKSTIFYYVQKLLQLSCNGAIKPDKLRRIWEPTYTIMYRELKDSDKERENGKMGCWSVEHVEQYLGTDELPKNDLITYMQKNADSTFLRHWKLTGSNKSVRKNRNCSQLIAAYKDFCERGCRSSGLSSGTLSATQSCDILSAAREQAQAKAGSGQSACSVEDVLQLLRILFTIGGEPSSGRTLQEDVEELQFNASPEEFTSKKITTKILQQIEEPLALASGALPDWCEQLTSKCPFLIPFETRQLYFTCTAFGASRAIVWLQNRREATMERSRPPTTVRRDDPGEFRVGRLKHERVKVPRGESMMEWAESVMQIHADRKSVLEVEFQGEEGTGLGPTLEFYALVAAEFQRTSLGIWLCDDDFPDDESRQVDLGGGLKPPGYYVQRSCGLFPAPFPQDSDELERITKLFLFLGIFLAKCIQDNRLVDLPISQPFFKLLCMGDIKSNMSKLLHQTRVESDCHFSEIQSEASTEEGQDTYSVGSFDEDSKSEFILDPPKPKPPAWYHGILTWEDFELVNPHRAQFLKELKALSVKRRQILGNKSLSEDEKNTRLQDLMLKNPMGSGPPLSVEDLGLNFQFCPSSKVHGFSSVDLKPNGEDEMVTMENAEEYVELMFDFCMHTGIQKQMEAFREGFNRVFPMEKLSSFSHKEVQMILCGNQSPSWTAEDIVNYTEPKLGYTRDSPGFVRFVRVLCGMSSDERKAFLQFTTGCSTLPPGGLANLHPRLTVVRKVDATDSSYPSVNTCVHYLKLPEYSSEEIMRDRLLAATMEKGFHLN comes from the exons ATGGCAGACGTGGACCCGGACACATTGCTGGAGTGGCTGCAGATGGGACAGGGTGATGAGAGGGATATGCAGCTCATCGCCCTGGAGCAGCTCTGCATGCTGTTGCTCATGTCAGACAACGTTGACCGCTGCTTCGAAAC GTGTCCTCCACGGACGTTTCTCCCAGCTCTGTGTAAGATCTTCCTGGATGAGAGCGCACCAGATAATGTGCTGGAAGTGACAGCCAGGGCCATCACCTACTACCTGGACGTGTCCGCTGAATGCACCCGCAGGATTGTGGGAGTAGATGGAGCCATCAAAGCCCTGTGTAACCGGCTGGTGGTGGTGGAGCTCAACAACAGGACCAGCAGAGATCTGGCTGAACAGTGTGTAAAG GTTCTGGAGCTGATCTGCACACGGGAGTCTGGAGCTGTATTTGAAGCAGGTGGATTGAACTGTGTGCTGAGCTTCATTAGGGACAGCGGTCATCTTGTGCACAAGGACACATTGCACTCTGCCATGGCAGTAGTTTCTCGCCTCTGTAGCAAGATGGAGCCACAAGACTCTTCCCTAGAGACATGCGTGGAGTCCCTCTCTAGTCTGCTGAAACATGAAGACCACCAG GTGTCTGACGGAGCTCTGCGTTGCTTTGCTTCACTGGCGGACCGGTTTACAAGGCGTGGAGTTGATCCAGCCCCATTAGCTAAGCATGGACTAACAGAAGAGCTGCTGTCCCGTATGGCTGCAGCAGGAGGGACGGCATCTGGACCCTCCTCCACCTGCAAGCCTGGCAGGACCTCTAGTGGAGCCACTCCATCTGCTGCAGACTCTAAACTGAGCAACCAAGTGTCCACCATTGTTAGCCTTCTGTCCACACTGTGCAGAGGCTCACCACTTGTCACACAT GATCTTCTGCGCTCAGAGCTGCCTGACTCTATGGAGAGTGCTCTGCAGGGGGATGAGCGCTGCGTGCTGGACACCATGCGGCTGGTGGACTTACTGCTGGTGCTGCTCTTTGAGGGACGCAAGGCTTTGCCCAAATCTACAGCTGGTTCTACCGGCCGTATCCCTGGTCTGCGGCGTCTCGACAGCTCCGGGGAACGCTCCCACCGACAGCTTATTGACTGTATACGCAGCAAAGACACCGATGCTCTCATTGATGCCATTGACACCGGTG CATTTGAAGTGAATTTCATGGATGATGTAGGACAGACTCTCTTGAACTGGGCATCTGCATTTGGAACACAAGAGATG GTGGAGTTCCTCTGCGAGAGAGGTGCTGATGTCAATAGAGGCCAGAGGTCATCCTCTCTGCACTATGCTGCCTGTTTTGGCAGGCCACAAGTAGCAAAG ACTTTACTGCGCCATGGGGCCAACCCTGACCTGAGAGATGAAGATGGGAAAACTCCGTTAGACAAAGCTAGAGAGAGAGGACACAGCGAGGTTGTAGCAATTCTCCAGTCTCCTG GAGACTGGATGTGTCCTGTCAACAAGGGTGATGACAAGAAAAAGAAGGACGTTaataaagaagaggaagagggCAGTGAGCCGAAAGGTGACCCTGAGATGGCCCCTATCTACCTGAAAAGGCTGCTCCCAGTATTTGCACAGACCTTTCAGCAAACCATGCTGCCTTCAATAAG GAAAGCTAGTTTGGCTCTGATCAGAAAGATGGTGCACTACAGTTCTGAAGTTCTACTTAAGGAAGTGTGTGACTCTGATGCTGGACACAACTTGCCCACTGTACTTGTGGAAATCACTGCGACTGTGCTGGATCAGGAG gatgatgatgatggtcaCCTGCTGGCACTGCAGATCATTAGGGATCTAGTGGATAAGGGAGGTGACGTGTTCTTAGATCAGCTTGCCAGGCTGGGTGTCATTAATAAGGTGTCCACTCTGGCAGGACCCACATCAGATGATGAAAATGAGGAAGAGGCCAAACCTGAGAAG tatgaTGAACCACAAGAGGATGCCAAAGAGATCCAGCAGGGGAAGCCTTACCACTGGAGAGACTGGTCCATCATCAGAGGCAGGGACTGTCTTTATATCTGGAGTGATGCAGCTGCTTTAGAGCTTTCCAATGGCAGCAATGGTTGGTTTCGCTTCATCCTGGATGGTAAACTGGCCACCATGTACTCCAGTGGAAGCCCAGAGGGTGGCTCCGACAGCTCAG AGAGCAGAAGTGAATTTTTGGAGAAGCTGCAGCGTGCCAGAAGTCAGGTGAAACCGGTGACAGCCAGTCAGCCCATCCTCTCCACACAGGGTCCCACCAAACTCACTGTGGGGAACTGGTCTCTAACTTGTCTGAAAGAGGGTGAGATTGCCATCCATAACTCAGATGGCCAGCAGGCCACCATCCTCAAAGAGGACCTACCAGGCTTTGTGTTTGAGTCAAACCGAGGCACTAAGCACTCTTTCACTGCAGAAACCTCTCTGG GGTCTGAGTTTGTTACTGGCTGGACTGGTAAGCGAGGAAGAAAGCTCAAATCCaaattggaaaaaacaaaacaaaag GTAAAAACCATGGCCAGAGATCTGTATGACGATCACTTCAAGGCTGTGGAGAGTATGCCGAGAGGTGTAGTGGTCACTCTAAGAAACATCGCCACACAGCTAGAGTCTGCTTGGGAGCTACATACTAACAGACAG TGCATTGAAGGTGAAAACACATGGCGAGACCTCATGAAAACAGCTCTGGAGAATTTAATAGTTGTACTCAAAGATGAGAACACCATTtctccatatgaaatgtgcagcAGTGGCCTCGTGCAAGCACTTTTTACTGTGCTCAGCAAT AGTGTGGAGCTAGACATGAAACATGATTGTAAGCCTCTGATGGAAAGAATAAATGTGTTCAAGACTGCATTTACTGAAAATGAAGATGACGAAAG CCGACCAGCAGTTGCCTTAATCCGCAAACTGATAGCAGTGTTGGAGTCAATAGAGCGGCTGCCTCTCCACTTATATGATACACCAGGCTCAACATATAATTTACAG ATACTGACAAGGAGGCTACGCTTCCGCTTGGAGCGTGCTCCAGGTGAGACGGCCCTAATTGACCGAACTGGTAGAATGCTAAAGATGGAGCCGCTGGCCACTGTTGAGTCACTGGAGCAGTATCTGCTCAAGATG GTGGCCAAGCAGTGGTATGACTTTGACAGGTCCTCATTCATCTTTGTTAGGAAGCTCAGAGAGGGTCAGAGCTTCATCTTCAGGCACCAGCATGACTTTGACGAGAATGGAATTGTGTACTGGATTGGCACCAATGCGAA GACCGCATATGAATGGGTGAACCCTGCTGCTTATGGATTAGTGGTTGTGACTTCCTCCGAGGGCAGAAACTTGCCTTACGGCCGACTTGAAGACATCCTGAGCAGAGACAGCTCTGCCCTCAATTGTCACACCAACGATGACAAAAACGCTTGGTTTGCCATTGATCTTGGTCTATGGGTCATCCCCTCTGCATACACACTTCGCCACGCTCGTGGATACGGTCGATCCGCCCTCCGGAATTGGGTATTTCAAGTGTCCAAAGATGGTCAGAACTGGATGACGCTCTACACTCATGTGGATGACAGCTCTCTCAATGAACCGGG GTCAACAGCCACATGGCCTCTGGATCCATCCAAAGATGAGAAGCAGGGCTGGAGACACATTCGTATTAAACAGATGGGGAAGAATGCCAGCGGACAGACACACTATCTCTCCCTCTCTGGTCTAGAGATCTATGGCACTGTTACTGGTGTCTGTGAGGACCAGCTGG GTAAAGCAGTGAAGGAGGCAGAGGCCAACCTGAGAAGGCAGCGCCGGCTCTTTCGCTCTCAGGTGATGAAGTACATTGTACCAGGGGCACGGGTGGTGCGCGGTATAGACTGGAAGTGGAGGGACCAGGATGGCAATCCTGCTGGAGAGGGCACTGTGACCGGAGAGGCTCATAATG CTTCTCCTCTCATGGGTGCGCAGAGCTTTCCTAACCTTACAACCACTGGTACCACCTCAACTGTTACAATGTCCACCTCCATAGTAACCAGCAGTAATAATGTAGCCACGGCAACTACAGGTTTGTCCGTCGGCCAGTTGCTCAGTAACACGCTGACGACCAGTCTGACCTCTACATCTAGTGAAAGTGACACAGGTCAGGAGGCTGAGTTTTCCCTCTATG ACTTCTTGGACAGCTGTCGGGCCAATACATTGCTTGCCGAGTTAGATGACGAGGAGGACTTGCCAGAGCcagatgacgatgatgatgagaATGAGGATGACAATCAGGAGGAACAGGAGTATGAGGAAGTTCTGGTACGGTCCAGGGTCAACCTTGGTTACCACGTTCATATTCATAGG GAGGAAGAGGAGTATGAAACCAAAGGAGGTCGGCGCAGGACGTGGGACGACGACTTTGTGCTGAAAAGGCAGTTTTCTGCTTTAGTACCTGCATTTGATCCTAGACCAGGCCGGACTAACGTCCAGCAAACTACTGACCTGGAAATCCCTCAACCAG GTACACCTCGCTCAGAGGTGCAGGAGGAGGTGGAGTGCACGCCTTCACCCCATCTGGCTCTCATCCTGAAGGTAGCAGGTCTAGGGACAACACGAGAAGTAGAACTACCTCTCAACAACTACAAGTCCACCATTTTCTATTATGTCCAAAAGCTTCTCCAGCTCTCATGCAATGGTGCTATTAAACCCGACAAGCTTAGACGCATCTGGGAACCTACATATAC gaTAATGTACAGGGAGTTGAAGGACtctgacaaagagagagagaatggaaagATG GGTTGCTGGTCTGTAGAGCATGTGGAACAGTACCTTGGCACAGATGAATTACCAAAGAATGACTTGATAACCTACATGCAGAAGAATGCAGACTCAACTTTCCTGCGCCACTGGAAATTAACCGGCTCTAATAAAAGTGTtaggaaaaacagaaattgttcgCAGCTCATAGCTGCATACAAG GACTTTTGTGAGCGTGGCTGCAGATCTTCAGGCCTGAGTTCAGGGACGTTGTCCGCCACGCAGAGCTGTGACATCCTGAGTGCTGCACGCGAGCAAGCTCAGGCCAAGGCGGGCTCAGGACAGAGCGCCTGCAGCGTAGAGGACGTACTGCAGCTCTTGCGCATCCTCTTTACCATTGGAGGAGAACCCTCATCCGGCCGCACGCTACAGGAAG ATGTGGAAGAGCTGCAGTTCAATGCATCACCTGAGGAATTCACCAGCAAAAAAATTACAACCAAAATCCTGCAGCAGATTGAG GAGCCACTGGCCCTGGCTAGCGGGGCTCTCCCAGACTGGTGTGAACAGTTAACCAGCAAGTGTCCTTTCCTCATACCATTTGAAACCCGGCAGCTTTATTTTACCTGCACTGCATTTGGAGCCTCCAG GGCTATTGTCTGGCTCCAGAACCGAAGAGAAGCCACTATGGAACGTTCCCGACCACCCACAACGGTTCGCCGTGATGATCCTGGCGAGTTCCGTGTAGGTCGGCTCAAGCACGAGCGTGTCAAGGTGCCTCGAGGAGAGAGTATGATGGAGTGGGCTGAGAGTGTGATGCAAATACATGCTGACAGAAAGTCTGTACTGGAG GTGGAGTTCCAGGGGGAGGAGGGCACTGGTCTTGGACCCACCCTGGAGTTCTATGCTCTTGTGGCTGCAGAGTTCCAGAGGACTTCCCTTGGTATCTGGCTCTGTGACGACGACTTCCCAGATGATGAGTCGCGTCAA GTGGATCTGGGCGGTGGCTTGAAACCACCAGGCTATTATGTGCAACGTTCCTGTGGCCTTTTCCCTGCTCCCTTCCCTCAGGACAGTGATGAACTGGAGCGTATCACCAAGCTTTTCCTGTTTCTTGGCATCTTTCTGGCCAAATGCATCCAGGACAACCGGCTCGTGGATCTGCCCATATCCCAGCCTTTCTTCAAACTGCTCTGTATGGGCGACATCAAAAGCAACATGAGTAAGCTGCTTCATCAAACTCGTGTCGAGTCGGACTGCCACTTCTCTGAAATCCAGTCCGAAGCTTCCACCGAGGAGGGTCAGGACACTTACTCAGTGGGTAGCTTTGATGAAGACTCCAAGTCTGAGTTTATCCTTGACCCACCCAAGCCCAAGCCACCAGCTTGGTATCACGGCATCTTGACCTGGGAGGACTTTGAACTGGTAAATCCTCACAGAGCACAGTTCCTGAAAGAGCTGAAGGCACTGTCTGTGAAGCGCAGACAGATCCTGGGCAATAAGAGTCTGTCAGAGGATGAGAAGAACACGCGGCTACAGGATCTCATGCTGAAGAACCCTATGGGCTCTGGCCCACCACTCAGTGTAGAAGATTTAGG attaaatttcCAGTTCTGTCCATCATCCAAAGTACATGGTTTTTCATCAGTAGACTTGAAGCCCAATGGAGAGGATGAG ATGGTCACCATGGAAAACGCAGAGGAGTACGTAGAGCTCATGTTTGACTTCTGCATGCACACAGGAATCCAGAAGCAAATGGAAGCCTTTAGAG AGGGCTTTAACAGGGTGTTTCCTATGGAGAAGCTCAGCTCATTTAGTCATAAAGAGGTGCAGATGATCTTGTGTGGCAACCAGTCTCCATCCTGGACCGCTGAAGACATAGTTAACTACACAGAGCCTAAACTTGGCTACACACGGGACAG TCCTGGTTTCGTGCGCTTTGTGCGAGTGCTGTGTGGAATGTCATCGGATGAGAGGAAAGCCTTCCTCCAATTCACCACAGGCTGCTCGACCCTGCCCCCTGGTGGACTGGCCAACCTCCATCCGCGTCTCACAGTAGTCCGCAAG GTTGATGCAACAGATTCCAGCTACCCTTCAGTTAACACGTGTGTGCACTACTTGAAGTTGCCGGAATATTCCTCCGAAGAGATCATGAGAGATCGCCTCCTCGCTGCCACCATGGAGAAGGGCTTCCACCTCAACTGA